The Nitrospirota bacterium genome has a segment encoding these proteins:
- a CDS encoding outer membrane protein transport protein, producing MIMNGTGSISYATNGYFPHGYGVTNNGLAGAGVAFPQDTLASAANPAGLVSLGTRYDAGISFFNPNRQYTVTGNPSGVPGTFGLAPGTFGSDSRWFVIPSLSANWSLHNDSSIGLAIYGHGGMNTDYSTAPGPYGSTSAGVDLSQLFIVPTYALKLASNHAIGVSPVFAYQRFEVQGLQAFSPYSSNPSSLTNNGHANSYGYGAKIGYLGKIMPQLNLGASYHSRTKMSKFSDYAGLFAEQGGFDIPSSWDLGLAYQAIPPLTFLFDVQQINYSEIKSIANPLLPNLQPGTLGNDNGSGFGWKDMTIYKVGLQWQSSEEWTWRAGYSTGNQPIPSAEMLFNIIAPGVIEQHATVGFTKNMTKDQAFNFALMRAFSKSINGPNTLEIPGQQNIELKMDQWEADFSYSWNLPDGI from the coding sequence ATGATCATGAACGGAACGGGATCAATTTCTTATGCGACGAATGGTTATTTTCCACATGGTTACGGCGTGACAAATAACGGTTTAGCAGGGGCGGGTGTGGCTTTTCCTCAAGACACTTTGGCCTCGGCTGCCAACCCGGCCGGGCTTGTTTCCCTCGGCACCCGTTATGACGCGGGGATTAGTTTTTTTAATCCCAACCGGCAATATACGGTAACGGGCAATCCTTCAGGCGTGCCTGGAACTTTTGGCCTGGCGCCGGGTACTTTTGGAAGCGATTCCAGGTGGTTTGTCATTCCTTCTTTATCGGCAAACTGGTCATTACATAACGATAGCTCGATCGGATTAGCCATTTATGGTCATGGAGGAATGAATACGGACTACTCGACTGCGCCGGGACCTTATGGATCTACTTCCGCCGGCGTGGACCTTTCTCAGCTGTTTATCGTCCCCACCTACGCGTTGAAGCTTGCGTCCAACCATGCGATAGGAGTTTCACCCGTGTTTGCTTACCAGAGGTTTGAAGTCCAGGGTCTTCAGGCTTTTTCCCCTTATTCCAGCAATCCGTCAAGTCTTACGAACAACGGCCACGCGAATTCCTATGGCTATGGCGCAAAAATTGGTTATCTTGGAAAAATAATGCCTCAACTCAATTTAGGAGCTTCATACCATTCGAGGACCAAGATGTCTAAATTCTCCGATTACGCGGGTTTGTTTGCCGAACAGGGTGGTTTTGACATTCCATCGAGCTGGGACCTCGGTCTGGCCTACCAGGCAATTCCTCCATTGACCTTTTTGTTTGATGTTCAACAAATTAACTATAGCGAAATTAAATCAATAGCCAATCCCCTTCTGCCAAACCTGCAGCCAGGAACGCTGGGAAATGACAATGGATCTGGTTTTGGATGGAAAGATATGACCATTTATAAGGTAGGATTACAGTGGCAAAGTAGTGAAGAGTGGACCTGGAGGGCGGGATACTCTACGGGAAATCAACCCATCCCGAGCGCCGAAATGTTATTTAATATTATCGCGCCTGGGGTGATTGAACAGCATGCAACGGTCGGATTTACAAAAAATATGACCAAAGATCAGGCATTTAACTTTGCTCTCATGAGAGCGTTTTCAAAGAGTATCAACGGACCCAATACATTGGAAATCCCGGGGCAGCAAAACATTGAACTGAAGATGGATCAATGGGAAGCTGATTTTAGTTATTCCTGGAATTTACCAGACGGAATATAA
- a CDS encoding transcriptional repressor, whose product MKAPNQKEYIKRFQKKGLKLTNQRLAVYEALASTDKHPTADEIYQQVKEKYPMISLNTVYNAFEVLKQIGEISEINTEGSARFDANMAPHHHLICLKCRKIEDFVDPALDHLQSRISSHKDFKIIGHRVEFQGYCKKCQQELSK is encoded by the coding sequence ATGAAAGCTCCCAATCAAAAAGAATATATCAAACGTTTTCAAAAGAAAGGCCTGAAACTGACTAACCAGAGGTTAGCCGTTTATGAAGCTCTTGCTTCGACCGATAAACACCCGACGGCCGACGAAATCTATCAGCAGGTGAAAGAAAAATATCCCATGATTTCTTTGAATACCGTTTATAATGCTTTTGAAGTTTTAAAGCAAATCGGGGAGATTTCGGAGATCAATACGGAGGGGAGCGCCCGATTTGATGCAAACATGGCTCCTCATCACCACTTAATCTGTCTCAAATGCCGTAAAATTGAAGATTTTGTCGATCCAGCGCTCGATCATCTCCAGTCTAGAATTTCAAGTCATAAAGATTTTAAGATTATCGGACACAGGGTGGAATTTCAGGGGTATTGTAAAAAGTGCCAGCAGGAGCTTTCAAAATAA
- a CDS encoding rubrerythrin yields the protein MAKNLNGSKTLENLKHAFAGESQANRRYLYFARKADIEGYPDIAGVFRDTAEGETGHAFGHFDFMAAVGDPATGEPVGDSAKNLKSAVAGETYEYTQMYPGFARSAREEGFEEVAEWFETLAKAEKSHAGRFTQALKSIS from the coding sequence ATGGCAAAAAATCTAAATGGGAGTAAAACTTTAGAGAATTTAAAACATGCGTTTGCCGGGGAGTCTCAGGCCAACCGCCGATATCTTTATTTTGCGAGAAAAGCGGATATCGAGGGGTATCCTGATATTGCCGGTGTTTTCAGGGATACGGCAGAGGGTGAAACCGGGCATGCCTTCGGTCATTTTGATTTTATGGCGGCTGTGGGTGATCCGGCGACCGGGGAGCCGGTAGGGGATTCCGCCAAAAACTTAAAATCGGCTGTCGCTGGTGAAACCTATGAATACACCCAGATGTATCCCGGTTTTGCCAGGTCGGCCAGGGAAGAGGGTTTTGAAGAGGTTGCCGAATGGTTTGAAACATTGGCAAAAGCAGAAAAATCCCATGCGGGCCGTTTCACTCAGGCCTTAAAATCGATTAGCTAA
- the bioB gene encoding biotin synthase BioB: MNFEPRFNWSAEEVYEIYRQPFPDLIFNAASIHRQFYDPSKVQFCTLLSIKTGGCPEDCGYCPQSAHFSTPVGKTGLLSREVIIDAALKAKEEGSTRFCMGAAWREIKDGEDFNQVLQIVREVALTDMEVCVTLGMLTSAQAEKLKKAGLTAYNHNIDTSEQYYPNIITTRTYQDRLDTIRHVIHAGISVCSGGILGMGESIRDRCAMLAQLARITPHPESVPINLLVPSQGTPLENASPVDPLELARTVATARILMPVSRIRLSAGRLSLSREAQALCFLAGANSLFSGDKLLTTPNPEVNQDARLLSDLGMTREEMIGAKTGAQNQ, encoded by the coding sequence ATGAATTTTGAGCCGAGGTTTAACTGGTCAGCGGAAGAGGTCTATGAAATCTATCGTCAGCCATTTCCAGATTTGATTTTTAATGCCGCCTCAATTCACCGGCAATTTTACGACCCGTCAAAGGTTCAGTTTTGCACTCTCCTTTCGATTAAAACGGGGGGGTGCCCCGAAGACTGCGGATATTGCCCGCAAAGCGCGCATTTTTCGACCCCCGTGGGCAAAACGGGTTTGCTCTCCCGCGAAGTCATCATTGACGCGGCGTTGAAGGCCAAAGAGGAAGGATCAACCCGATTTTGCATGGGGGCCGCCTGGCGGGAAATAAAAGATGGAGAAGACTTCAATCAGGTGCTTCAAATCGTTCGAGAAGTCGCTCTTACCGATATGGAAGTCTGCGTGACCCTTGGGATGTTGACGTCTGCCCAGGCGGAGAAATTAAAAAAGGCCGGCCTGACGGCTTATAACCATAATATTGATACCTCAGAGCAGTATTATCCAAATATTATTACGACCCGGACCTATCAGGACCGGTTAGATACGATCCGGCATGTCATCCATGCGGGGATATCGGTCTGCAGCGGAGGGATTCTTGGAATGGGGGAATCCATACGGGATCGGTGCGCAATGTTGGCGCAGCTGGCCAGAATTACACCGCATCCTGAATCGGTACCCATTAATTTATTGGTTCCATCCCAGGGAACCCCGCTTGAAAACGCTTCTCCGGTTGATCCGCTCGAATTGGCGAGAACCGTTGCCACGGCGAGGATTTTAATGCCGGTTTCCCGAATTCGTCTTTCAGCCGGAAGGCTGTCTTTAAGCCGGGAAGCCCAGGCGCTCTGCTTCCTGGCAGGAGCGAATTCCCTTTTTTCGGGAGATAAACTTTTAACCACTCCCAATCCGGAGGTGAATCAGGATGCTCGGTTGCTTTCAGACCTCGGCATGACCAGGGAGGAAATGATAGGGGCGAAAACAGGTGCTCAGAACCAATAA
- a CDS encoding DUF4438 domain-containing protein has protein sequence MLRTNKDHLIEFAVQGTVQHPKSYGWELGRDGKSYMLPTVGGITYNVKIGDSVYGWEGDHIEPGASITHDSQKLTQDPNRSLNSFSCIGNRVTVLTGAAKRRQGTVIGHHGGVEHVLIDFDDKTLSQLTYDDKMLIRANGQGLKLLDYPGISVFSLSPELFEKLGISSSRDKRLSVPVTAVVPGKLMGSGLGHSDIFKGDYDIQSSDRNALKELGLNQLKFGDLIAIMDHDSSYGWCYKEGAVSIGVVVHGDSYLAGHGPGVQTILTSPTGEIVPKIAPNANIGFYLKLGRWRTRKRN, from the coding sequence GTGCTCAGAACCAATAAAGATCATTTGATAGAATTTGCGGTTCAGGGGACCGTCCAACACCCTAAAAGTTATGGATGGGAGCTGGGGCGTGACGGAAAGTCGTATATGCTGCCGACGGTGGGTGGAATTACCTATAACGTAAAAATAGGAGATTCCGTTTACGGGTGGGAAGGAGATCATATTGAACCCGGGGCTTCCATCACCCATGATTCGCAAAAATTGACCCAGGATCCCAACCGTTCCTTAAATAGCTTTTCGTGTATTGGAAACCGGGTGACGGTATTAACGGGAGCAGCCAAAAGGAGGCAGGGAACCGTCATCGGCCACCACGGGGGTGTTGAACATGTTCTAATTGACTTTGATGATAAAACGCTTTCTCAGTTGACTTACGACGACAAAATGTTAATTCGGGCAAATGGACAAGGACTTAAATTGCTCGATTATCCGGGCATCTCCGTTTTTAGCCTCTCACCGGAACTCTTTGAAAAATTAGGGATAAGTTCTTCCAGAGACAAAAGGCTTAGCGTTCCGGTTACCGCCGTTGTTCCAGGAAAGTTAATGGGGTCCGGGTTGGGGCATAGTGATATTTTTAAGGGAGATTATGATATTCAAAGTAGTGACCGGAATGCTTTAAAAGAACTTGGGTTAAATCAACTCAAGTTTGGAGATCTGATCGCGATTATGGACCATGACAGTTCTTATGGGTGGTGTTACAAAGAAGGGGCCGTCAGTATCGGTGTCGTCGTCCATGGTGATAGTTATCTGGCAGGACACGGGCCTGGTGTTCAAACGATTTTAACGAGCCCGACGGGAGAGATCGTCCCGAAAATAGCGCCTAATGCCAATATCGGGTTTTATTTAAAATTAGGACGGTGGAGAACTCGAAAAAGAAATTGA
- a CDS encoding aconitate hydratase produces the protein MSAETDAIKKRYQSMPAKVAAARKKFGRALTLSEKILVSHADHFETQVWERGKAQLLLRPDRVAMQDATAQMALLQFMQANKPTVAVPSTVHCDHLIRAQSGAKEDIERAIEENKEVYNFLRSASEKYGIGFWKPGAGIIHQVVLENYGFPGGLIIGTDSHTPNGGGLGMLAIGVGGADAGEVMAGLPWEVLHPKLIGVKLTGALKGWASPKDVILYLCGLLTTKGGTNKIVEYFGPGAQTISATGKGTITNMGAELGATTSIFPYDSRMADYLRATERDEYARLADENKDLLTADPEVLASPGKYFDEIVELDLSTLEPYIVGPHTPDLARPISKFAAEIQEKNYPTKLSAGLIGSCTNSSYEDIGRAAHIARQGLAAGLKAKTQFIVTPGSERIFHTMKRDGFLETFEKMGATVMANACGPCIGQWKRNDVKKGEANSIVSSYNRNFPGRNDGIAETLSFLSSPEIVTALAFAGDLTFDPVSGKIKTAEGKEVKFSPPQSDDLPKKGFAKGEAGLIPPAKDGSKVKIDIPPDSERLQLLQPFARWDGKDFKDLPVLIKTRGKTTTDHISPAGQWLKYRGHLDKISDNMFLGATNAFSSEPGKGTDVLTGETGLTIAQIARRYKAKGIGTIVIGDENYGEGSSREHAAMSPRFLGAKVVITKSFARIHETNLKKQGILPLTFANPKDYDQIEQTDTVDVIGLSHLSPGKPVEIVLHKKDGKTVKIQANHSMTSQQIGWFKAGSALNALG, from the coding sequence ATGTCAGCTGAAACAGACGCCATTAAAAAACGATATCAGTCGATGCCCGCAAAAGTAGCTGCCGCAAGAAAGAAATTTGGCCGGGCTTTAACACTTTCCGAGAAAATTCTTGTTTCGCATGCCGATCATTTTGAGACTCAAGTGTGGGAACGGGGGAAGGCCCAGCTTTTATTGCGCCCCGACCGGGTGGCCATGCAGGATGCGACAGCTCAGATGGCGCTTCTTCAGTTCATGCAGGCGAACAAGCCGACCGTAGCCGTTCCCAGTACCGTTCATTGCGATCATTTAATCCGCGCTCAAAGCGGTGCAAAAGAGGACATAGAAAGAGCCATTGAAGAAAACAAAGAAGTCTATAATTTTTTAAGGTCTGCCTCGGAAAAATATGGAATTGGGTTCTGGAAGCCGGGCGCCGGAATCATACACCAGGTCGTTTTAGAAAATTATGGATTTCCAGGCGGTTTGATTATTGGGACCGATTCACATACGCCCAACGGCGGCGGGCTGGGAATGCTGGCGATTGGCGTCGGTGGAGCGGACGCCGGGGAGGTCATGGCAGGTCTTCCATGGGAAGTGCTTCATCCTAAACTGATCGGGGTTAAATTGACCGGCGCTCTAAAAGGATGGGCTTCTCCAAAAGATGTGATTTTGTATCTCTGCGGTCTATTAACCACCAAAGGGGGAACCAATAAGATTGTCGAATATTTTGGCCCTGGCGCTCAAACGATAAGCGCGACTGGAAAAGGGACGATCACCAACATGGGGGCGGAACTGGGCGCGACCACCTCTATTTTTCCATATGATTCACGGATGGCGGACTATTTAAGGGCAACCGAAAGGGATGAATATGCCCGTTTGGCCGATGAAAATAAAGATTTGTTAACGGCCGATCCGGAGGTTTTGGCTTCGCCCGGAAAATACTTCGATGAAATCGTTGAACTCGATCTTTCCACACTGGAACCTTATATCGTTGGCCCCCATACGCCTGACCTTGCCCGGCCTATTTCAAAATTTGCCGCGGAAATTCAGGAAAAGAATTATCCCACAAAACTCAGCGCCGGTTTAATCGGGAGTTGTACCAATTCTTCCTATGAAGATATCGGGCGAGCGGCTCATATCGCAAGACAGGGTTTAGCGGCGGGCTTAAAAGCCAAGACCCAGTTTATTGTGACACCGGGTTCCGAAAGAATTTTCCACACCATGAAACGAGATGGTTTCTTAGAGACTTTTGAGAAAATGGGGGCAACCGTCATGGCGAATGCGTGCGGGCCCTGCATCGGTCAGTGGAAAAGGAATGACGTAAAGAAAGGCGAGGCCAATTCCATCGTGAGTTCGTATAACCGGAACTTTCCGGGACGGAATGATGGAATAGCAGAGACCTTATCGTTTTTAAGCAGTCCGGAAATTGTGACCGCACTGGCTTTTGCCGGAGATCTGACATTTGATCCGGTTTCAGGAAAAATTAAAACGGCAGAAGGAAAGGAGGTCAAATTTTCTCCGCCTCAATCGGATGACTTGCCGAAAAAAGGTTTTGCAAAGGGAGAAGCAGGGCTTATTCCCCCGGCCAAAGACGGGAGCAAGGTAAAAATTGACATTCCTCCCGATAGCGAAAGACTCCAGCTTTTACAACCCTTCGCCCGATGGGATGGAAAAGACTTCAAAGATCTCCCCGTCTTGATAAAAACCAGGGGAAAAACAACCACTGATCATATTTCTCCGGCGGGGCAATGGTTAAAATATAGAGGGCATCTGGATAAAATCAGCGATAATATGTTTCTCGGCGCGACCAATGCATTTAGTTCAGAACCCGGTAAAGGGACCGACGTGCTAACGGGGGAAACCGGTTTGACCATTGCTCAAATCGCCAGGAGATATAAGGCAAAAGGAATCGGAACGATTGTGATAGGTGACGAAAACTACGGAGAAGGGAGCAGCCGCGAACATGCCGCGATGTCTCCGCGGTTTTTGGGGGCGAAGGTGGTGATCACCAAGAGCTTCGCCCGAATCCATGAAACCAACTTAAAAAAGCAGGGAATCTTGCCGTTAACGTTTGCAAATCCTAAAGATTACGATCAGATCGAACAAACCGATACCGTGGATGTCATTGGGCTTTCTCATCTGTCACCTGGAAAACCTGTTGAAATAGTTTTACACAAAAAAGACGGAAAGACCGTCAAAATTCAAGCTAACCATAGTATGACCTCCCAGCAAATTGGCTGGTTTAAAGCCGGTTCAGCCTTAAACGCTTTAGGTTAA
- a CDS encoding anaerobic glycerol-3-phosphate dehydrogenase subunit C, translating to MNFNPAAEKFWDEKALHTNMERVFDICHGCRRCFNLCPSFADLFNAVDAEPVDGDVKKLTFPDYQKIVDDCYYCKLCYNHCPYTPPHQYDLDFPRLMIQAKIQNAKKILPRLRDRILVDIDRMGKLASRFSALVNWGNRRGWVRLLIEKTLGVHRNRLLAPFSSQTFKQWFKKRGKTAASKKNKVVLFYTCFVNYNDPEIGKAAVEVLEKNGFEVLVPPQQCCGMPFFDTGEMDKVLAKGNSNLEEMVKWADQGFDIVIPMPTCSLMFKKEYPDIYQNEMAKRVASKTYDLSEFLMKLHKEGNLSLDFKQDGMGKIAYQVPCHLRDQNIGYKSRDLLKLIPRTQIEVIERCSGHDGTWGIKTEFFNASMKIAKPLFRNIEEARPDRVMSDCPLAGVQIEQGTGKKSAHPIQIFNEAYKGKTE from the coding sequence ATGAATTTTAATCCGGCGGCAGAAAAGTTTTGGGACGAAAAAGCGCTCCATACCAATATGGAGAGGGTTTTTGATATTTGTCACGGTTGCCGGAGATGTTTCAATCTTTGCCCCTCTTTTGCCGATCTTTTTAACGCCGTCGACGCTGAACCCGTGGATGGAGACGTAAAAAAATTAACTTTCCCGGATTATCAAAAGATCGTCGACGATTGTTATTATTGTAAACTCTGTTATAACCATTGTCCCTATACCCCTCCCCATCAATACGATTTGGATTTTCCTCGTTTGATGATTCAGGCCAAAATTCAAAACGCGAAGAAAATTCTCCCTCGTTTAAGAGACCGGATTCTGGTGGATATTGACCGAATGGGAAAACTGGCGTCACGGTTTTCCGCTTTGGTGAATTGGGGAAATCGCCGGGGATGGGTCCGCCTTCTAATTGAAAAAACGCTCGGAGTCCATCGGAACAGGCTCCTTGCTCCGTTTTCCTCTCAAACGTTTAAACAATGGTTTAAAAAGAGAGGGAAAACCGCCGCTTCCAAAAAAAATAAAGTCGTTCTTTTTTATACCTGTTTCGTTAATTATAACGACCCTGAAATCGGGAAGGCGGCAGTTGAAGTTCTTGAAAAAAACGGTTTTGAGGTCCTGGTTCCTCCTCAGCAATGTTGCGGAATGCCTTTTTTTGATACCGGTGAAATGGATAAGGTTCTGGCAAAGGGGAATTCAAACCTCGAAGAGATGGTAAAATGGGCGGACCAGGGGTTTGATATTGTCATTCCGATGCCCACCTGCAGTTTAATGTTTAAAAAGGAATATCCCGATATTTATCAAAACGAAATGGCCAAAAGGGTAGCGTCCAAAACGTACGACTTGTCTGAATTCTTAATGAAACTCCATAAGGAAGGAAATCTCTCTCTTGATTTTAAACAGGATGGCATGGGGAAAATCGCCTACCAGGTTCCCTGCCACCTGCGGGATCAGAATATCGGTTATAAGTCAAGAGACCTGTTAAAGTTGATCCCGCGGACACAGATCGAAGTGATTGAAAGATGTTCCGGCCATGATGGAACGTGGGGAATTAAGACGGAATTTTTTAACGCTTCGATGAAAATCGCGAAACCTCTCTTTAGAAATATTGAAGAGGCCCGGCCCGATCGTGTCATGTCGGATTGCCCGCTGGCAGGAGTGCAGATCGAACAGGGGACAGGAAAGAAATCGGCTCACCCAATCCAAATTTTCAATGAAGCGTATAAGGGAAAAACAGAATAA